In Spinacia oleracea cultivar Varoflay chromosome 5, BTI_SOV_V1, whole genome shotgun sequence, a single window of DNA contains:
- the LOC130461360 gene encoding ATP synthase subunit alpha, chloroplastic: MATIRADEISKIIRERIEGYNREVNVVNTGTVLQVGDGNARIHGLDEVMAGELVEFEEGTIGIALNLESNNVGVVLIGDGLMIQEGSSVKATGRIAQIPVSEAYLGRVINALAKPIDGRGEITASESRLIESPAPGIISRRSVYEPLQTRLISIDAMIPVGRGQRELIIGDRQTGKTAVATDTILNQQGQNVICVYVAIGQKASSVVQLVTNFQERGAMEYTIVVAETADSPATLQYLAPYTGAALAEYFMYRERHTLIIYDDLSKQAQAYRQMSLLLRRPPGREAYPGDAFYLHSRLLERAAKLSSLLGEGSMTALPIVETQAGDVSAYIPTNVISITDGQIFLSVDLFNAGIRPPTFSF, from the coding sequence ATGGCAACCATTCGAGCAGATGAAATTAGCAAAATTATCCGTGAACGTATTGAAGGATATAATCGAGAAGTAAATGTTGTAAATACCGGTACAGTGCTTCAAGTGGGTGACGGCAATGCTCGTATTCACGGTCTTGATGAAGTAATGGCAGGTGAATTAGTAGAATTTGAAGAGGGAACAATAGGTATTGCTCTGAATTTGGAATCAAATAATGTTGGTGTTGTATTAATAGGTGACGGGTTGATGATACAAGAGGGAAGTTCTGTAAAAGCAACAGGAAGAATTGCTCAGATACCCGTGAGTGAGGCTTATTTAGGGCGTGTTATAAATGCCCTAGCTAAACCTATTGATGGTAGGGGTGAAATTACAGCTTCTGAATCTCGGTTAATTGAATCTCCCGCTCCTGGTATTATTTCCAGACGTTCCGTGTATGAGCCTCTTCAAACCAGACTTATTTCTATTGATGCAATGATCCCTGTAGGGCGTGGTCAGCGAGAATTAATTATCGGGGACAGACAAACTGGTAAAACAGCAGTAGCCACAGATACGATTCTCAATCAACAAGGACAAAATGTAATATGTGTTTATGTAGCTATTGGACAAAAAGCATCTTCTGTGGTGCAGTTAGTTACTAACTTCCAGGAAAGGGGAGCAATGGAATACACTATTGTGGTAGCCGAAACAGCGGATTCCCCCGCTACATTACAGTATCTCGCTCCTTATACCGGAGCGGCGCTGGCGGAATATTTTATGTACCGTGAACGACACACTTTAATCATTTATGATGATCTTTCCAAACAAGCACAAGCTTATCGACAAATGTCTCTTCTATTACGAAGACCGCCTGGACGTGAAGCTTATCCGGGAGATGCCTTTTATTTGCATTCACGACTTTTGGAAAGAGCCGCTAAATTAAGTTCTCTTTTAGGTGAAGGAAGTATGACCGCTTTACCAATAGTCGAGACCCAAGCAGGAGATGTTTCAGCTTATATTCCTACTAATGTAATTTCCATTACAGATGGACAAATATTCTTATCCGTCGATCTATTCAATGCTGGAATCAGACCTCCCACGTTTAGCTTCTAG
- the LOC130460721 gene encoding uncharacterized protein — MLKLMSKLPGAPTQVETEPSNGYVASPFCEEIAKVTVPPQLSIPVWTTLYDETTDPYHHVNVYKQQMWQIGIPWDLVEPVMFKSFGATLTGTTLEWLINITPGSVACLADLINAFYQQFASSHQLEKQTSDLYRLVQAPTELVRNYFSQFNCEKISIKNCDIKIAIEALKRGLIPNSELYCEITKYPCATFEEVRFKACAQMHLEDDEAIRASTPQPAGAPATGGRTHQGTTIGDINHIIAKTRYKMSITMMILTVVTRMSGPTTRIYQSTVSTSIVEASSTPFKTLAGTSGGQEGVTSHNP; from the coding sequence ATGTTGAAGTTGATGTCCAAACTTCCAGGGGCTCCAACGCAGGTGGAGACTGAACCATCCAATGGGTACGTTGCATCGCCCTTCTGCGAGGAGATTGCCAAAGTAACCGTCCCACCCCAACTAAGTATTCCCGTCTGGACCACCCTATACGACGAAACGACAGACCCTTATCACCATGTCAATGTCTACAAGCAGCAGATGTGGCAGATCGGTATCCCGTGGGACCTGGTAGAACCTGTTATGTTTAAATCGTTTGGAGCAACCCTTACTGGAACAACGCTAGAATGGCTTATCAACATCACACCCGGCTCCGTCGCCTGTCTTGCTGACCTGATCAATGCCTTTTACCAACAGTTCGCCAGCAGTCATCAGCTAGAAAAGCAAACTAGTGACCTTTATCGGTTGGTCCAAGCTCCCACCGAGTTGGTACGTAATTATTTCAGTCaatttaattgtgaaaaaatcaGTATAAAAAATTGTGATATCAAGATAGCTATCGAAGCCTTGAAGAGAGGTCTCATCCCTAACTCGGAATTATACTGTGAGATCACCAAATATCCCTGTGCGACTTTCGAAGAGGTCAGGTTCAAGGCTTGCGCCCAAATGCATCTAGAGGACGATGAAGCAATCCGGGCGTCAACGCCACAACCAGCAGGGGCACCAGCGACAGGCGGTCGTACACACCAAGGAACAACAATTGGCGACATCAACCATATAATAGCCAAAACCAGGTACAAAATGTCAATCACTATGATGATACTAACAGTGGTTACAAGAATGAGTGGCCCGACTACCCGGATATATCAGAGCACGGTTTCAACGTCAATAGTGGAGGCGTCGTCAACGCCCTTCAAAACATTGGCGGGAACATCAGGTGGCCAAGAAGGAGTGACAAGCCATAATCCATGA
- the LOC110802700 gene encoding protein SPA, chloroplastic translates to MVTPATSGLHSPFVCSSRKLSAFNSSSILPSKLPRNQRSPTSYPCIRAADLDQNTIVAISVGVVSVAIGIGIPVFYETQINNAAKRENTQPCFPCNGSGAQKCRFCAGTGNVTVDLGGDEKEVSKCINCDALGSLTCTTCQGSGIQPRYLDRREFKDDD, encoded by the exons ATGGTAACACCAGCAACTTCTGGGCTTCATTCTCCATTTGTTTGTTCATCTCGCAAACTATCTGCGTTCAACTCTTCTTCCATTTTACCCTCTAAATTACCAAGAAATCAACGCTCACCAACTTCTTATCCATGCATTCGAGCTGCTGATCTTGATCAAAACACA ATAGTAGCAATTTCAGTTGGAGTTGTGAGTGTTGCCATTGGGATTGGCATTCCTGTTTTTTATgaaacacaaattaacaatgcT GCAAAGCGAGAGAACACACAACCTTGCTTTCCATGCAACGGCTCTGGAGCTC AGAAATGCAGGTTCTGCGCAGGGACGGGCAATGTGACAGTAGATCTTGGTGGGGATGAGAAAGAAGTTTCTAAATGTATCAACTGTGATGCCCTTGGTTCTCTAACATGCACTACATGTCAAGGCTCAGGAATTCAACCTAGGTATCTTGACCGAAG GGAATTCAAAGATGACGACTAA
- the LOC110802698 gene encoding L-aspartate oxidase 2-a, chloroplastic, protein MAAASVAAAGTGSRHLLFEKTLFKGQGQGGFNSTLRNSQIAFAGSTRLELSWSCAVTRSKLFHPHQNVWLSHMRNQKKILGTISASCMSDKTSMYFDFAVIGSGVAGLRYALEVSKHGTVAVITKAEAHESNTNYAQGGVSAVLSPSDSVESHMQDTIIAGAYLCDEETVRVVCTEGPERIRELIAMGASFDHGDDGNLHLAREGGHSHHRIVHAADMTGREIERALLEAAIRDPNIFLFRHHFAIDLLTSQDGSDTVCHGVDTINTETLEVVRFLSKVTLLASGGAGHVYPTTTNPLVATGDGVAMAHRAQAVIANMEFVQFHPTALADEGLPVTPEKARDNAFLITEAVRGDGGILYNLDMDRFMPQYDDRLELAPRDVVARSIDDQLKKRNEKYVLLDISHKPREEILSHFPNIAVECLKYGIDITKQPIPVVPAAHYMCGGVRTGLQGETNVKGLYVAGEVACTGLHGANRLASNSLLEALVFARRAVQPSIDHMSNLTVVNLKAASDGWALPMVSTSLGDDVLRKLIRKTNGIRKELQAIMWKYVGIVRSTARLTTAEKKIAKLEVKWEEYLFQHGWKPTMVGLEACEMRNLFCCAKLVVSSALSRTESRGLHYTIDFPHLVESKRLPTIIWPSSLINTTWSTRQLHQQSICL, encoded by the exons atggcAGCAGCAAGTGTGGCAGCAGCAGGAACAGGAAGTAGGCATTTGCTATTTGAGAAAACCCTTTTTAAAGGACAAGGTCAAGGTGGTTTCAACTCTACTTTGAGGAATTCTCAAATTGCATTCGCCGGATCAACAAGATTGGAGCTTTCATG GTCTTGTGCAGTGACGCGATCCAAATTGTTTCACCCTCATCAAAATGTTTGGCTTTCTCACATGAGAAACCAGAAGAAAATTCTAGGAACAATATCTGCATCTTGTATGAGCGATAAAACATCGATGTACTTTGATTTTGCAGTTATTGGTAGTGGGGTTGCTGGCCTTCGGTATGCTCTTGAAGTTTCAAAGCATGGAACTGTTGCTGTGATAACCAAGGCTGAAGCTCATGAGAGCAACACAAACTATGCTCAAGGTGGTGTTAGTGCAGTGCTGTCCCCTTCGGATTCTGTAGAAAGTCACATGCAAGATACCATTATTGCGGGAGCTTATCTTTGTGATGAGGAGACTGTCAGG GTGGTGTGCACAGAAGGGCCAGAGAGAATTAGAGAACTGATTGCAATGGGTGCATCCTTTGATCATGGCGATGATGGAAATTTGCACTTAGCAAGGGAGGGTGGCCACTCTCATCACAGAATTGTTCATGCGGCTGATATGACTGGTAGGGAGATAGAGAGGGCACTATTAGAAGCAGCTATCAGGGATCCTAATATCTTCTTGTTTCGACATCATTTTGCAATCGATCTATTGACTTCCCAG GATGGCTCGGACACTGTTTGTCATGGTGTTGACACTATAAATACTGAAACACTTGAG GTGGTGCGTTTTCTATCAAAGGTGACTTTGCTTGCATCTGGTGGTGCTGGTCATGTCTATCCAACCACAACAAATCCTCTG GTAGCAACTGGAGATGGAGTTGCTATGGCACATCGAGCTCAAGCTGTAATCGCAAATATGGA GTTTGTTCAGTTTCACCCAACAGCCTTAGCAGATGAAGGGCTTCCTGTAACACCGGAAAAGGCCAGAGACAATGCGTTTCTCATAACAGAAGCTGTGAGGGGAGATGGAGGGATCCTATATAACTTAGACATGGACAGATTTATGCCACAGTATGACGACAGGTTGGAACTTGCACCACGAGATGTTGTAGCACGAAGCATAGACGATCAACTGAAAAAGAGAAATGAGAAATACGTTCTCCTTGACATAAGTCACAAGCCACGAGAAGAGATCTTATCTCATTTCCCCAACATAGCAGTAGAATGTCTTAAGTATGGGATTGACATTACGAAGCAACCAATTCCTGTGGTCCCCGCTGCTCATTACATGTGCGGGGGAGTTAGAACAGGGCTACAGGGGGAAACCAATGTGAAGGGCCTTTACGTTGCAGGAGAGGTAGCTTGCACAGGCTTGCATGGGGCAAATAGGCTCGCCAGTAATTCATTACTAGAAGCCTTAGTTTTTGCAAGAAGAGCTGTTCAGCCTTCAATCGACCATATGAGTAACTTGACAGTAGTCAATTTAAAAGCTGCTTCGGATGGGTGGGCCCTACCAATGGTCTCTACATCACTTGGTGATGATGTACTCAGAAAACTCATAAGAAAGACAAACGGGATAAGGAAAGAATTACAGGCTATCATGTGGAAATATGTTGGTATTGTAAGGTCAACTGCTAGATTAACAACTGCAGAGAAGAAAATAGCCAAATTAGAAGTGAAATGGGAGGAATACTTGTTTCAACATGGATGGAAACCAACAATGGTTGGACTTGAAGCTTGTGAAATGAGGAATCTCTTTTGTTGTGCCAAGTTGGTAGTCAGCAGTGCTTTATCAAGAACCGAGAGTCGTGGTCTTCACTATACAATTGATTTCCCTCATCTAGTGGAAAGCAAAAGGCTCCCAACCATTATTTGGCCTTCCTCACTCATCAACACTACATGGAGTACAAGGCAGCTTCATCAGCAGTCAATCTGCCTCTAG